In Phycodurus eques isolate BA_2022a chromosome 23, UOR_Pequ_1.1, whole genome shotgun sequence, a genomic segment contains:
- the si:ch211-200p22.4 gene encoding phosphatidylinositol-binding clathrin assembly protein isoform X5 has translation MSGQSITDRIAAAQHSMTGSAISKAVCKATTHEVSGPKKKHLDYLIHCTNEMNVNIPQLADTLFERTANSSWVVVFKALITTHHLMMYGNERFIQYLASRNTLFNLTNFLDKGALQGYDMSTFIRRYSRYMNEKAMSYRLVAVDFTKMKRGTEGVMRTMNTEKLIKTLPIIQNQLDALLDFQANPNELTNGVINSAFMLLFKDSIRLFAAYNEGVINLLEKYFDMKKNQCKDALDIYKKFLYRMTKLSEFLKVAEEVGIDQGDIPDLSQKTKGSYIAPSSLLEALEQHLASLEGKKTKELNADTRASTLSSAVSCLASTDMSFARMDEKEKQLALEEEQARLQALKDQRLKEISMQTPPSASPGSQSIGSGHNNNHIAQTPELFGSSLSGNSMPNLNSDLFDLQPAFIPAVQCAPSISSANCAWGGFDNLGDLLKPTVPIHAAHALPPQMVFQSGGKLLANDLDSSLANLVGNLQFGGTPSKKPEMQWNQPGEKKLTGGQNWQNKTMSTTQWSPAPMVPPPMPVPHVNGMFYTSYAPAPVAFPMTTPQVPVYGMVHPQMGQVGGVPVMAPQPMMYNQPVLRPTNPFAAIPGAQMQFM, from the exons ATTTGATCCACTGCACCAACGAGATGAACGTGAACATTCCCCAGCTGGCGGACACGCTGTTCGAGCGCACAGCCAACTCCAGCTGGGTGGTGGTCTTTAAAGCCCTTATCACCACGCACCACCTCATGATGTACGGCAATGAG CGTTTCATCCAGTACCTGGCCTCCAGAAACACACTGTTTAACCTCACCAACTTCCTGGATAAGGGAGCCctgcaag GTTACGACATGTCAACCTTCATCAGAAGATACAGCCGTTACATGAACGAAAAGGCCATGTCCTACAGACTTGTGGCTGTGGATTTCACCAAGATGAAGCGAGG GACCGAGGGTGTGATGCGGACCATGAACACGGAGAAGCTAATTAAGACGCTGCCCATAATTCAGAACCAGCTTGATGCTTTGCTGGATTTCCAG GCCAACCCGAACGAACTCACTAATGGTGTGATCAACTCTGCGTTCATGCTGCTCTTCAAAGACTCCATCAGGCTGTTTGCCGCTTACAACGAAGGGGTCATCAACCTCTTGG AGAAATACTTCGACATGAAGAAGAACCAGTGCAAAGATGCTCTGGACATCTACAAGAAGTTTCTTTACAGGATGACAAAGTTGTCCGAGTTCCTCAAAGTGGCtgag GAAGTTGGAATAGATCAGGGTGACATCCCCGATCTCTCGCAG AAAACAAAAGGATCATACATT GCCCCCAGCAGCCTCCTGGAGGCGCTGGAGCAGCACCTGGCGTCCCTGGAGGGCAAGAAGACCAAGGAGCTGAATGCAGACACCAG AGCGTCCACCCTGTCCAGTGCCGTCTCATGTCTCGCCTCCACCGACATGTCCTTTGCCCGCATGGATGAAAAGGAGAAGCAGCTGGCCCTGGAGGAGGAACAGGCCAGACTCCAGGCTCTTAAG GATCAGCGTCTGAAGGAGATCAGCATGCAAACCCCGCCCTCCGCCTCCCCCGGCAGCCAATCAATAGGCAGCggccacaacaacaaccacatcGCGCAGACGCCGGAGTTGTTCGGCTCCTCGCTGTCAGGCAACAG TATGCCCAACCTGAACAGCGACCTGTTTGATCTTCAGCCGGCCTTCATCCCCGCGGTGCAGTGCGCTCCTTCCATTTCCTCCGCCAACTGTGCCTGGGGAG GTTTTGACAACCTGGGAGATCTGCTGAAGCCGACAGTTCCCATACATGCGGCGCATGCCCTCCCGCCTCAAATGGTCTTCCAGTCCGGAGGAAAGCTGCTCGCCAATGACCTGGACTCCTCGCTGGCCAACCTTGTAGGCA ATCTGCAGTTTGGTGGAACCCCATCCAAAAA GCCGGAGATGCAGTGGAACCAGCCGGGGGAGAAGAAGCTAACCGGGGGGCAGAACTGGCAGAACAAGACCATGTCCACCACCCAGTGGAGCCCGGCGCCCATGGTCCCACCACCCATGCCTGTGCCACACGTG AATGGAATGTTCTATACTAGTTAT GCTCCAGCTCCCGTGGCTTTCCCCATGACGACGCCACAAGTGCCTGTGTATGGAATG gtccACCCCCAGATGGGTCAGGTGGGTGGGGTGCCAGTCATGGCTCCTCAGCCAATGATGTACAACCAGCCTGTCCTTAGACCCACTAACCCCTTTGCAGCCATACCTGGAGCCCAG ATGCAGTTTATGTAA
- the si:ch211-200p22.4 gene encoding phosphatidylinositol-binding clathrin assembly protein isoform X1 → MSGQSITDRIAAAQHSMTGSAISKAVCKATTHEVSGPKKKHLDYLIHCTNEMNVNIPQLADTLFERTANSSWVVVFKALITTHHLMMYGNERFIQYLASRNTLFNLTNFLDKGALQGYDMSTFIRRYSRYMNEKAMSYRLVAVDFTKMKRGTEGVMRTMNTEKLIKTLPIIQNQLDALLDFQANPNELTNGVINSAFMLLFKDSIRLFAAYNEGVINLLEKYFDMKKNQCKDALDIYKKFLYRMTKLSEFLKVAEEVGIDQGDIPDLSQKTKGSYIAPSSLLEALEQHLASLEGKKTKELNADTRASTLSSAVSCLASTDMSFARMDEKEKQLALEEEQARLQALKDQRLKEISMQTPPSASPGSQSIGSGHNNNHIAQTPELFGSSLSGNSMPNLNSDLFDLQPAFIPAVQCAPSISSANCAWGGLESQPLQPNAPAMTVDFDAVFGNKAAPGNDGTQPAAGFDNLGDLLKPTVPIHAAHALPPQMVFQSGGKLLANDLDSSLANLVGNLQFGGTPSKKPEMQWNQPGEKKLTGGQNWQNKTMSTTQWSPAPMVPPPMPVPHVNGMFYTSYAPAPVAFPMTTPQVPVYGMVHPQMGQVGGVPVMAPQPMMYNQPVLRPTNPFAAIPGAQMQFM, encoded by the exons ATTTGATCCACTGCACCAACGAGATGAACGTGAACATTCCCCAGCTGGCGGACACGCTGTTCGAGCGCACAGCCAACTCCAGCTGGGTGGTGGTCTTTAAAGCCCTTATCACCACGCACCACCTCATGATGTACGGCAATGAG CGTTTCATCCAGTACCTGGCCTCCAGAAACACACTGTTTAACCTCACCAACTTCCTGGATAAGGGAGCCctgcaag GTTACGACATGTCAACCTTCATCAGAAGATACAGCCGTTACATGAACGAAAAGGCCATGTCCTACAGACTTGTGGCTGTGGATTTCACCAAGATGAAGCGAGG GACCGAGGGTGTGATGCGGACCATGAACACGGAGAAGCTAATTAAGACGCTGCCCATAATTCAGAACCAGCTTGATGCTTTGCTGGATTTCCAG GCCAACCCGAACGAACTCACTAATGGTGTGATCAACTCTGCGTTCATGCTGCTCTTCAAAGACTCCATCAGGCTGTTTGCCGCTTACAACGAAGGGGTCATCAACCTCTTGG AGAAATACTTCGACATGAAGAAGAACCAGTGCAAAGATGCTCTGGACATCTACAAGAAGTTTCTTTACAGGATGACAAAGTTGTCCGAGTTCCTCAAAGTGGCtgag GAAGTTGGAATAGATCAGGGTGACATCCCCGATCTCTCGCAG AAAACAAAAGGATCATACATT GCCCCCAGCAGCCTCCTGGAGGCGCTGGAGCAGCACCTGGCGTCCCTGGAGGGCAAGAAGACCAAGGAGCTGAATGCAGACACCAG AGCGTCCACCCTGTCCAGTGCCGTCTCATGTCTCGCCTCCACCGACATGTCCTTTGCCCGCATGGATGAAAAGGAGAAGCAGCTGGCCCTGGAGGAGGAACAGGCCAGACTCCAGGCTCTTAAG GATCAGCGTCTGAAGGAGATCAGCATGCAAACCCCGCCCTCCGCCTCCCCCGGCAGCCAATCAATAGGCAGCggccacaacaacaaccacatcGCGCAGACGCCGGAGTTGTTCGGCTCCTCGCTGTCAGGCAACAG TATGCCCAACCTGAACAGCGACCTGTTTGATCTTCAGCCGGCCTTCATCCCCGCGGTGCAGTGCGCTCCTTCCATTTCCTCCGCCAACTGTGCCTGGGGAG GACTGGAGAGCCAGCCTCTGCAACCCAACGCCCCCGCCATGACTGTAGATTTCGATGCTGTGTTCGGGAATAAGGCCGCTCCTGGTAACGACGGAACGCAGCCAGCCGCCG GTTTTGACAACCTGGGAGATCTGCTGAAGCCGACAGTTCCCATACATGCGGCGCATGCCCTCCCGCCTCAAATGGTCTTCCAGTCCGGAGGAAAGCTGCTCGCCAATGACCTGGACTCCTCGCTGGCCAACCTTGTAGGCA ATCTGCAGTTTGGTGGAACCCCATCCAAAAA GCCGGAGATGCAGTGGAACCAGCCGGGGGAGAAGAAGCTAACCGGGGGGCAGAACTGGCAGAACAAGACCATGTCCACCACCCAGTGGAGCCCGGCGCCCATGGTCCCACCACCCATGCCTGTGCCACACGTG AATGGAATGTTCTATACTAGTTAT GCTCCAGCTCCCGTGGCTTTCCCCATGACGACGCCACAAGTGCCTGTGTATGGAATG gtccACCCCCAGATGGGTCAGGTGGGTGGGGTGCCAGTCATGGCTCCTCAGCCAATGATGTACAACCAGCCTGTCCTTAGACCCACTAACCCCTTTGCAGCCATACCTGGAGCCCAG ATGCAGTTTATGTAA
- the si:ch211-200p22.4 gene encoding phosphatidylinositol-binding clathrin assembly protein isoform X6 produces MNVNIPQLADTLFERTANSSWVVVFKALITTHHLMMYGNERFIQYLASRNTLFNLTNFLDKGALQGYDMSTFIRRYSRYMNEKAMSYRLVAVDFTKMKRGTEGVMRTMNTEKLIKTLPIIQNQLDALLDFQANPNELTNGVINSAFMLLFKDSIRLFAAYNEGVINLLEKYFDMKKNQCKDALDIYKKFLYRMTKLSEFLKVAEEVGIDQGDIPDLSQKTKGSYIAPSSLLEALEQHLASLEGKKTKELNADTRASTLSSAVSCLASTDMSFARMDEKEKQLALEEEQARLQALKDQRLKEISMQTPPSASPGSQSIGSGHNNNHIAQTPELFGSSLSGNSMPNLNSDLFDLQPAFIPAVQCAPSISSANCAWGGLESQPLQPNAPAMTVDFDAVFGNKAAPGNDGTQPAAGFDNLGDLLKPTVPIHAAHALPPQMVFQSGGKLLANDLDSSLANLVGNLQFGGTPSKKPEMQWNQPGEKKLTGGQNWQNKTMSTTQWSPAPMVPPPMPVPHVNGMFYTSYAPAPVAFPMTTPQVPVYGMVHPQMGQVGGVPVMAPQPMMYNQPVLRPTNPFAAIPGAQMQFM; encoded by the exons ATGAACGTGAACATTCCCCAGCTGGCGGACACGCTGTTCGAGCGCACAGCCAACTCCAGCTGGGTGGTGGTCTTTAAAGCCCTTATCACCACGCACCACCTCATGATGTACGGCAATGAG CGTTTCATCCAGTACCTGGCCTCCAGAAACACACTGTTTAACCTCACCAACTTCCTGGATAAGGGAGCCctgcaag GTTACGACATGTCAACCTTCATCAGAAGATACAGCCGTTACATGAACGAAAAGGCCATGTCCTACAGACTTGTGGCTGTGGATTTCACCAAGATGAAGCGAGG GACCGAGGGTGTGATGCGGACCATGAACACGGAGAAGCTAATTAAGACGCTGCCCATAATTCAGAACCAGCTTGATGCTTTGCTGGATTTCCAG GCCAACCCGAACGAACTCACTAATGGTGTGATCAACTCTGCGTTCATGCTGCTCTTCAAAGACTCCATCAGGCTGTTTGCCGCTTACAACGAAGGGGTCATCAACCTCTTGG AGAAATACTTCGACATGAAGAAGAACCAGTGCAAAGATGCTCTGGACATCTACAAGAAGTTTCTTTACAGGATGACAAAGTTGTCCGAGTTCCTCAAAGTGGCtgag GAAGTTGGAATAGATCAGGGTGACATCCCCGATCTCTCGCAG AAAACAAAAGGATCATACATT GCCCCCAGCAGCCTCCTGGAGGCGCTGGAGCAGCACCTGGCGTCCCTGGAGGGCAAGAAGACCAAGGAGCTGAATGCAGACACCAG AGCGTCCACCCTGTCCAGTGCCGTCTCATGTCTCGCCTCCACCGACATGTCCTTTGCCCGCATGGATGAAAAGGAGAAGCAGCTGGCCCTGGAGGAGGAACAGGCCAGACTCCAGGCTCTTAAG GATCAGCGTCTGAAGGAGATCAGCATGCAAACCCCGCCCTCCGCCTCCCCCGGCAGCCAATCAATAGGCAGCggccacaacaacaaccacatcGCGCAGACGCCGGAGTTGTTCGGCTCCTCGCTGTCAGGCAACAG TATGCCCAACCTGAACAGCGACCTGTTTGATCTTCAGCCGGCCTTCATCCCCGCGGTGCAGTGCGCTCCTTCCATTTCCTCCGCCAACTGTGCCTGGGGAG GACTGGAGAGCCAGCCTCTGCAACCCAACGCCCCCGCCATGACTGTAGATTTCGATGCTGTGTTCGGGAATAAGGCCGCTCCTGGTAACGACGGAACGCAGCCAGCCGCCG GTTTTGACAACCTGGGAGATCTGCTGAAGCCGACAGTTCCCATACATGCGGCGCATGCCCTCCCGCCTCAAATGGTCTTCCAGTCCGGAGGAAAGCTGCTCGCCAATGACCTGGACTCCTCGCTGGCCAACCTTGTAGGCA ATCTGCAGTTTGGTGGAACCCCATCCAAAAA GCCGGAGATGCAGTGGAACCAGCCGGGGGAGAAGAAGCTAACCGGGGGGCAGAACTGGCAGAACAAGACCATGTCCACCACCCAGTGGAGCCCGGCGCCCATGGTCCCACCACCCATGCCTGTGCCACACGTG AATGGAATGTTCTATACTAGTTAT GCTCCAGCTCCCGTGGCTTTCCCCATGACGACGCCACAAGTGCCTGTGTATGGAATG gtccACCCCCAGATGGGTCAGGTGGGTGGGGTGCCAGTCATGGCTCCTCAGCCAATGATGTACAACCAGCCTGTCCTTAGACCCACTAACCCCTTTGCAGCCATACCTGGAGCCCAG ATGCAGTTTATGTAA
- the si:ch211-200p22.4 gene encoding phosphatidylinositol-binding clathrin assembly protein isoform X3: MSGQSITDRIAAAQHSMTGSAISKAVCKATTHEVSGPKKKHLDYLIHCTNEMNVNIPQLADTLFERTANSSWVVVFKALITTHHLMMYGNERFIQYLASRNTLFNLTNFLDKGALQGYDMSTFIRRYSRYMNEKAMSYRLVAVDFTKMKRGTEGVMRTMNTEKLIKTLPIIQNQLDALLDFQANPNELTNGVINSAFMLLFKDSIRLFAAYNEGVINLLEKYFDMKKNQCKDALDIYKKFLYRMTKLSEFLKVAEEVGIDQGDIPDLSQKTKGSYIAPSSLLEALEQHLASLEGKKTKELNADTRASTLSSAVSCLASTDMSFARMDEKEKQLALEEEQARLQALKDQRLKEISMQTPPSASPGSQSIGSGHNNNHIAQTPELFGSSLSGNSMPNLNSDLFDLQPAFIPAVQCAPSISSANCAWGGLESQPLQPNAPAMTVDFDAVFGNKAAPGNDGTQPAAGFDNLGDLLKPTVPIHAAHALPPQMVFQSGGKLLANDLDSSLANLVGNLQFGGTPSKKPEMQWNQPGEKKLTGGQNWQNKTMSTTQWSPAPMVPPPMPVPHVAPAPVAFPMTTPQVPVYGMVHPQMGQVGGVPVMAPQPMMYNQPVLRPTNPFAAIPGAQMQFM; this comes from the exons ATTTGATCCACTGCACCAACGAGATGAACGTGAACATTCCCCAGCTGGCGGACACGCTGTTCGAGCGCACAGCCAACTCCAGCTGGGTGGTGGTCTTTAAAGCCCTTATCACCACGCACCACCTCATGATGTACGGCAATGAG CGTTTCATCCAGTACCTGGCCTCCAGAAACACACTGTTTAACCTCACCAACTTCCTGGATAAGGGAGCCctgcaag GTTACGACATGTCAACCTTCATCAGAAGATACAGCCGTTACATGAACGAAAAGGCCATGTCCTACAGACTTGTGGCTGTGGATTTCACCAAGATGAAGCGAGG GACCGAGGGTGTGATGCGGACCATGAACACGGAGAAGCTAATTAAGACGCTGCCCATAATTCAGAACCAGCTTGATGCTTTGCTGGATTTCCAG GCCAACCCGAACGAACTCACTAATGGTGTGATCAACTCTGCGTTCATGCTGCTCTTCAAAGACTCCATCAGGCTGTTTGCCGCTTACAACGAAGGGGTCATCAACCTCTTGG AGAAATACTTCGACATGAAGAAGAACCAGTGCAAAGATGCTCTGGACATCTACAAGAAGTTTCTTTACAGGATGACAAAGTTGTCCGAGTTCCTCAAAGTGGCtgag GAAGTTGGAATAGATCAGGGTGACATCCCCGATCTCTCGCAG AAAACAAAAGGATCATACATT GCCCCCAGCAGCCTCCTGGAGGCGCTGGAGCAGCACCTGGCGTCCCTGGAGGGCAAGAAGACCAAGGAGCTGAATGCAGACACCAG AGCGTCCACCCTGTCCAGTGCCGTCTCATGTCTCGCCTCCACCGACATGTCCTTTGCCCGCATGGATGAAAAGGAGAAGCAGCTGGCCCTGGAGGAGGAACAGGCCAGACTCCAGGCTCTTAAG GATCAGCGTCTGAAGGAGATCAGCATGCAAACCCCGCCCTCCGCCTCCCCCGGCAGCCAATCAATAGGCAGCggccacaacaacaaccacatcGCGCAGACGCCGGAGTTGTTCGGCTCCTCGCTGTCAGGCAACAG TATGCCCAACCTGAACAGCGACCTGTTTGATCTTCAGCCGGCCTTCATCCCCGCGGTGCAGTGCGCTCCTTCCATTTCCTCCGCCAACTGTGCCTGGGGAG GACTGGAGAGCCAGCCTCTGCAACCCAACGCCCCCGCCATGACTGTAGATTTCGATGCTGTGTTCGGGAATAAGGCCGCTCCTGGTAACGACGGAACGCAGCCAGCCGCCG GTTTTGACAACCTGGGAGATCTGCTGAAGCCGACAGTTCCCATACATGCGGCGCATGCCCTCCCGCCTCAAATGGTCTTCCAGTCCGGAGGAAAGCTGCTCGCCAATGACCTGGACTCCTCGCTGGCCAACCTTGTAGGCA ATCTGCAGTTTGGTGGAACCCCATCCAAAAA GCCGGAGATGCAGTGGAACCAGCCGGGGGAGAAGAAGCTAACCGGGGGGCAGAACTGGCAGAACAAGACCATGTCCACCACCCAGTGGAGCCCGGCGCCCATGGTCCCACCACCCATGCCTGTGCCACACGTG GCTCCAGCTCCCGTGGCTTTCCCCATGACGACGCCACAAGTGCCTGTGTATGGAATG gtccACCCCCAGATGGGTCAGGTGGGTGGGGTGCCAGTCATGGCTCCTCAGCCAATGATGTACAACCAGCCTGTCCTTAGACCCACTAACCCCTTTGCAGCCATACCTGGAGCCCAG ATGCAGTTTATGTAA
- the si:ch211-200p22.4 gene encoding phosphatidylinositol-binding clathrin assembly protein isoform X4: MSGQSITDRIAAAQHSMTGSAISKAVCKATTHEVSGPKKKHLDYLIHCTNEMNVNIPQLADTLFERTANSSWVVVFKALITTHHLMMYGNERFIQYLASRNTLFNLTNFLDKGALQGYDMSTFIRRYSRYMNEKAMSYRLVAVDFTKMKRGTEGVMRTMNTEKLIKTLPIIQNQLDALLDFQANPNELTNGVINSAFMLLFKDSIRLFAAYNEGVINLLEKYFDMKKNQCKDALDIYKKFLYRMTKLSEFLKVAEKTKGSYIAPSSLLEALEQHLASLEGKKTKELNADTRASTLSSAVSCLASTDMSFARMDEKEKQLALEEEQARLQALKDQRLKEISMQTPPSASPGSQSIGSGHNNNHIAQTPELFGSSLSGNSMPNLNSDLFDLQPAFIPAVQCAPSISSANCAWGGLESQPLQPNAPAMTVDFDAVFGNKAAPGNDGTQPAAGFDNLGDLLKPTVPIHAAHALPPQMVFQSGGKLLANDLDSSLANLVGNLQFGGTPSKKPEMQWNQPGEKKLTGGQNWQNKTMSTTQWSPAPMVPPPMPVPHVNGMFYTSYAPAPVAFPMTTPQVPVYGMVHPQMGQVGGVPVMAPQPMMYNQPVLRPTNPFAAIPGAQMQFM, from the exons ATTTGATCCACTGCACCAACGAGATGAACGTGAACATTCCCCAGCTGGCGGACACGCTGTTCGAGCGCACAGCCAACTCCAGCTGGGTGGTGGTCTTTAAAGCCCTTATCACCACGCACCACCTCATGATGTACGGCAATGAG CGTTTCATCCAGTACCTGGCCTCCAGAAACACACTGTTTAACCTCACCAACTTCCTGGATAAGGGAGCCctgcaag GTTACGACATGTCAACCTTCATCAGAAGATACAGCCGTTACATGAACGAAAAGGCCATGTCCTACAGACTTGTGGCTGTGGATTTCACCAAGATGAAGCGAGG GACCGAGGGTGTGATGCGGACCATGAACACGGAGAAGCTAATTAAGACGCTGCCCATAATTCAGAACCAGCTTGATGCTTTGCTGGATTTCCAG GCCAACCCGAACGAACTCACTAATGGTGTGATCAACTCTGCGTTCATGCTGCTCTTCAAAGACTCCATCAGGCTGTTTGCCGCTTACAACGAAGGGGTCATCAACCTCTTGG AGAAATACTTCGACATGAAGAAGAACCAGTGCAAAGATGCTCTGGACATCTACAAGAAGTTTCTTTACAGGATGACAAAGTTGTCCGAGTTCCTCAAAGTGGCtgag AAAACAAAAGGATCATACATT GCCCCCAGCAGCCTCCTGGAGGCGCTGGAGCAGCACCTGGCGTCCCTGGAGGGCAAGAAGACCAAGGAGCTGAATGCAGACACCAG AGCGTCCACCCTGTCCAGTGCCGTCTCATGTCTCGCCTCCACCGACATGTCCTTTGCCCGCATGGATGAAAAGGAGAAGCAGCTGGCCCTGGAGGAGGAACAGGCCAGACTCCAGGCTCTTAAG GATCAGCGTCTGAAGGAGATCAGCATGCAAACCCCGCCCTCCGCCTCCCCCGGCAGCCAATCAATAGGCAGCggccacaacaacaaccacatcGCGCAGACGCCGGAGTTGTTCGGCTCCTCGCTGTCAGGCAACAG TATGCCCAACCTGAACAGCGACCTGTTTGATCTTCAGCCGGCCTTCATCCCCGCGGTGCAGTGCGCTCCTTCCATTTCCTCCGCCAACTGTGCCTGGGGAG GACTGGAGAGCCAGCCTCTGCAACCCAACGCCCCCGCCATGACTGTAGATTTCGATGCTGTGTTCGGGAATAAGGCCGCTCCTGGTAACGACGGAACGCAGCCAGCCGCCG GTTTTGACAACCTGGGAGATCTGCTGAAGCCGACAGTTCCCATACATGCGGCGCATGCCCTCCCGCCTCAAATGGTCTTCCAGTCCGGAGGAAAGCTGCTCGCCAATGACCTGGACTCCTCGCTGGCCAACCTTGTAGGCA ATCTGCAGTTTGGTGGAACCCCATCCAAAAA GCCGGAGATGCAGTGGAACCAGCCGGGGGAGAAGAAGCTAACCGGGGGGCAGAACTGGCAGAACAAGACCATGTCCACCACCCAGTGGAGCCCGGCGCCCATGGTCCCACCACCCATGCCTGTGCCACACGTG AATGGAATGTTCTATACTAGTTAT GCTCCAGCTCCCGTGGCTTTCCCCATGACGACGCCACAAGTGCCTGTGTATGGAATG gtccACCCCCAGATGGGTCAGGTGGGTGGGGTGCCAGTCATGGCTCCTCAGCCAATGATGTACAACCAGCCTGTCCTTAGACCCACTAACCCCTTTGCAGCCATACCTGGAGCCCAG ATGCAGTTTATGTAA
- the si:ch211-200p22.4 gene encoding phosphatidylinositol-binding clathrin assembly protein isoform X2, whose protein sequence is MSGQSITDRIAAAQHSMTGSAISKAVCKATTHEVSGPKKKHLDYLIHCTNEMNVNIPQLADTLFERTANSSWVVVFKALITTHHLMMYGNERFIQYLASRNTLFNLTNFLDKGALQGYDMSTFIRRYSRYMNEKAMSYRLVAVDFTKMKRGTEGVMRTMNTEKLIKTLPIIQNQLDALLDFQANPNELTNGVINSAFMLLFKDSIRLFAAYNEGVINLLEKYFDMKKNQCKDALDIYKKFLYRMTKLSEFLKVAEEVGIDQGDIPDLSQAPSSLLEALEQHLASLEGKKTKELNADTRASTLSSAVSCLASTDMSFARMDEKEKQLALEEEQARLQALKDQRLKEISMQTPPSASPGSQSIGSGHNNNHIAQTPELFGSSLSGNSMPNLNSDLFDLQPAFIPAVQCAPSISSANCAWGGLESQPLQPNAPAMTVDFDAVFGNKAAPGNDGTQPAAGFDNLGDLLKPTVPIHAAHALPPQMVFQSGGKLLANDLDSSLANLVGNLQFGGTPSKKPEMQWNQPGEKKLTGGQNWQNKTMSTTQWSPAPMVPPPMPVPHVNGMFYTSYAPAPVAFPMTTPQVPVYGMVHPQMGQVGGVPVMAPQPMMYNQPVLRPTNPFAAIPGAQMQFM, encoded by the exons ATTTGATCCACTGCACCAACGAGATGAACGTGAACATTCCCCAGCTGGCGGACACGCTGTTCGAGCGCACAGCCAACTCCAGCTGGGTGGTGGTCTTTAAAGCCCTTATCACCACGCACCACCTCATGATGTACGGCAATGAG CGTTTCATCCAGTACCTGGCCTCCAGAAACACACTGTTTAACCTCACCAACTTCCTGGATAAGGGAGCCctgcaag GTTACGACATGTCAACCTTCATCAGAAGATACAGCCGTTACATGAACGAAAAGGCCATGTCCTACAGACTTGTGGCTGTGGATTTCACCAAGATGAAGCGAGG GACCGAGGGTGTGATGCGGACCATGAACACGGAGAAGCTAATTAAGACGCTGCCCATAATTCAGAACCAGCTTGATGCTTTGCTGGATTTCCAG GCCAACCCGAACGAACTCACTAATGGTGTGATCAACTCTGCGTTCATGCTGCTCTTCAAAGACTCCATCAGGCTGTTTGCCGCTTACAACGAAGGGGTCATCAACCTCTTGG AGAAATACTTCGACATGAAGAAGAACCAGTGCAAAGATGCTCTGGACATCTACAAGAAGTTTCTTTACAGGATGACAAAGTTGTCCGAGTTCCTCAAAGTGGCtgag GAAGTTGGAATAGATCAGGGTGACATCCCCGATCTCTCGCAG GCCCCCAGCAGCCTCCTGGAGGCGCTGGAGCAGCACCTGGCGTCCCTGGAGGGCAAGAAGACCAAGGAGCTGAATGCAGACACCAG AGCGTCCACCCTGTCCAGTGCCGTCTCATGTCTCGCCTCCACCGACATGTCCTTTGCCCGCATGGATGAAAAGGAGAAGCAGCTGGCCCTGGAGGAGGAACAGGCCAGACTCCAGGCTCTTAAG GATCAGCGTCTGAAGGAGATCAGCATGCAAACCCCGCCCTCCGCCTCCCCCGGCAGCCAATCAATAGGCAGCggccacaacaacaaccacatcGCGCAGACGCCGGAGTTGTTCGGCTCCTCGCTGTCAGGCAACAG TATGCCCAACCTGAACAGCGACCTGTTTGATCTTCAGCCGGCCTTCATCCCCGCGGTGCAGTGCGCTCCTTCCATTTCCTCCGCCAACTGTGCCTGGGGAG GACTGGAGAGCCAGCCTCTGCAACCCAACGCCCCCGCCATGACTGTAGATTTCGATGCTGTGTTCGGGAATAAGGCCGCTCCTGGTAACGACGGAACGCAGCCAGCCGCCG GTTTTGACAACCTGGGAGATCTGCTGAAGCCGACAGTTCCCATACATGCGGCGCATGCCCTCCCGCCTCAAATGGTCTTCCAGTCCGGAGGAAAGCTGCTCGCCAATGACCTGGACTCCTCGCTGGCCAACCTTGTAGGCA ATCTGCAGTTTGGTGGAACCCCATCCAAAAA GCCGGAGATGCAGTGGAACCAGCCGGGGGAGAAGAAGCTAACCGGGGGGCAGAACTGGCAGAACAAGACCATGTCCACCACCCAGTGGAGCCCGGCGCCCATGGTCCCACCACCCATGCCTGTGCCACACGTG AATGGAATGTTCTATACTAGTTAT GCTCCAGCTCCCGTGGCTTTCCCCATGACGACGCCACAAGTGCCTGTGTATGGAATG gtccACCCCCAGATGGGTCAGGTGGGTGGGGTGCCAGTCATGGCTCCTCAGCCAATGATGTACAACCAGCCTGTCCTTAGACCCACTAACCCCTTTGCAGCCATACCTGGAGCCCAG ATGCAGTTTATGTAA